The following proteins come from a genomic window of Actinomarinicola tropica:
- a CDS encoding RNA polymerase sigma factor — protein MTVADADYVSFFEEAEPRLRRALVALRGPEDGIDATAEALAWAWQTWPRVTEMANPVGYLFRVGQSRSRSRRQGFLPARATTGADGLYVEPALTPALAELSETQRTVVVLVHGCEWTYTEVAEALRISKSSVGTHLARGMARLRRHLDVELDDA, from the coding sequence ATGACCGTGGCGGATGCCGACTACGTGAGCTTCTTCGAGGAGGCCGAACCCCGCCTGCGGCGCGCCCTCGTCGCCCTGCGCGGGCCGGAGGACGGCATCGACGCCACCGCGGAGGCGCTGGCCTGGGCGTGGCAGACCTGGCCCCGCGTCACCGAGATGGCCAACCCGGTCGGCTACCTCTTCCGGGTCGGGCAGTCCCGGTCACGCAGCCGCCGCCAAGGGTTCCTGCCGGCCCGGGCGACCACCGGAGCCGACGGGCTCTACGTCGAGCCGGCCCTCACCCCGGCGCTCGCCGAGCTGTCGGAGACGCAGCGGACCGTCGTCGTCCTCGTCCACGGCTGCGAGTGGACCTACACCGAGGTCGCCGAGGCCCTGCGCATCAGCAAGAGCAGCGTGGGCACGCACCTGGCCCGTGGCATGGCGCGCCTGCGCCGCCACCTCGACGTGGAGCTGGACGATGCCTGA